The following proteins are encoded in a genomic region of Arachis ipaensis cultivar K30076 chromosome B02, Araip1.1, whole genome shotgun sequence:
- the LOC110267563 gene encoding uncharacterized protein LOC110267563, which translates to MLLQKTPSLCLIVGRLTQLINAFSIKGRCWFFMAYVGNAEFVIFHVLDANARFPYAGVSSDEPFAVAELLGNIYNFAAYFVPALGNDEDLLLPDSFHSNLASAIYPNGDTYTIQFASTTQNLPTLSLLLEMYLTFVTAFAVMPLDYRAFTSMIGHYSVAYPGVLLSLLPNREAVVVDKKITKYQADEYILVKI; encoded by the coding sequence ATGCTGCTCCAGAAGACTCCTTCTCTTTGTCTAATAGTGGGCAGATTGACTCAATTAATTAATGCCTTTAGCATCAAGGGAAGATGTTGGTTCTTTATGGCCTATGTTGGTAATGCCGAGTTCGTTATTTTTCATGTGCTAGATGCAAATGCACGTTTCCCATATGCGGGAGTATCCTCGGACGAGCCTTTTGCTGTAGCTGAACTATTAGGGAATATTTATAATTTTGCCGCTTATTTTGTGCCTGCTTTGGGTAATGATGAGGATTTGTTGCTACCAGATTCATTCCACTCTAATTTGGCTTCAGCAATATATCCCAATGGTGATACATATACCATCCAATTTGCATCTACCACACAAAATTTGCCCACGCTATCATTGCTTCTGGAGATGTATTTGACTTTTGTTACTGCATTTGCTGTAATGCCTCTTGATTATCGTGCCTTCACTTCAATGATTGGTCATTATTCAGTTGCGTACCCCGGAGTACTACTCAGCTTGCTACCAAACCGTGAGGCTGTTGTAGTCGACAAAAAGATTACAAAATACCAAGCTGACGAGTATATTCTTGTGAAAATTTAA